A portion of the Sebastes fasciatus isolate fSebFas1 chromosome 2, fSebFas1.pri, whole genome shotgun sequence genome contains these proteins:
- the tub gene encoding tubby protein homolog isoform X1, giving the protein MDGVSSNRSMSYSRWSYDSTLDDEGTNLRQQKLDRQRALLEQKQKKKRQEPLMVQSNVDGRSRARRTKQSEEQAPLVESYLSSNSSTIYHVQEAEQEEVKVIADTQPPRSAKKGKASASSTPQTGSDKKERKGKHKAAIDGLASQQDDGQIQILTVGHLSMDEGEAEPVMSCTQSQSKQDLRVTMLKKGISSSMNFDEEEDDEDEISSSSSQLNSNTRPGSATSKKSCKEVASAPTPPVNEPSIDVDDLEEFSLRPAPQGVRVKCRITRDKKGMDRGMYPTYYLHLEREDGKKVFLLAGRKRKKSKTSNYLISIDPTDLSRGGESFIGKLRSNLMGTKFTVYDSGLNPMKSTTSIEASNLRQELAAICYETNVLGFKGPRKMSVIIPGMNMDHERVSIRPRNDHESLLARWQNKNTESVIELHNKTPVWNDDTQSYVLNFHGRVTQASVKNFQIIHDNDPDYIVMQFGRVAEDVFTMDYNYPMCALQAFAIALSSFDSKLACE; this is encoded by the exons CACTTTAGATGATGAGGGCACCAACCTCCGACAGCAGAAGCTGGACAGACAG CGAGCGCTCCTTGaacagaagcagaagaagaagaggcaggAGCCTCTGATGGTCCAGTCTAATGTGGACGGGAGATCTCGCGCTCGTCGGACCAAACAGAGCGAGGAACAGGCTCCGCTGGTGGAATCCTAcctcagcagcaacagcagcaccaTCTACCATG TGCAAGAAGCTGaacaggaggaggtgaaggtgaTAGCGGACACACAGCCGCCCCGCTCAGCCAAAAAGGGCAAAGCATCGGCCAGCTCCACTCCACAGACGGGCAGCGacaagaaggagaggaaggggaAGCACAAAG CAGCGATCGATGGCCTGGCTTCCCAGCAGGACGACGGTCAGATCCAGATCCTGACGGTGGGTCATCTCAGCATGGATGAGGGCGAGGCCGAGCCCGTCATGAGCTGCACTCAGTCGCAGAGTAAACAGGATCTGCGCGTCACCATGCTCAAGAAAG GTATATCCAGCAGTATGAATTTTGATGAAGAAGAGGACGATGAAGATGAAATTAGCTCCAGTTCCTCACAGCTCAACAGCAACACGAGACCAGGCTCCGCCACTAGCAAGAAGTCATGCAAG GAGGTGGCCTCAGCACCCACTCCACCCGTCAACGAACCTTCCATCGATGTAGATGACCTTGAAGAGTTTTCTCTGCGACCTGCACCCCAGGGTGTCAGAGTGAAGTGCAGAATCACCAGAGACAAGAAAGGCATGGACAGAGGCATGTATCCCACCTACTACCTTCACTTGGAGAGAGAGGACGGCAAGAAG GTGTTCCTGTTAGCTggcaggaagaggaaaaagagtaAAACATCAAATTACCTCATCTCCATCGACCCCACTGATCTGTCTCGAGGTGGAGAGAGCTTCATCGGTAAACTGAG GTCTAACCTCATGGGAACTAAGTTCACTGTATACGACAGCGGCCTGAACCCCATGAAGAGCACCACTAGCATTGAAGCTAGCAACCTGCGTCAAGAGCTAGCAGCCATTTGCTAT GAAACCAATGTTTTAGGATTCAAAGGACCTCGCAAAATGAGTGTCATCATTCCTGGAATGAACATGGACCACGAGAGAGTTTCTATTCGTCCACGAAAT GACCATGAGTCGCTGCTGGCCAGGTGGCAGAACAAGAACACAGAGAGCGTGATTGAACTTCACAACAAGACGCCCGTGTGGAACGATGACACACAATCCTATGTGCTCAACTTCCACGGCAGAGTCACTCAGGCCTCCGTCAAGAATTTCCAAATCATTCACGATAATGACC CTGACTACATTGTAATGCAGTTTGGCCGTGTGGCAGAGGACGTCTTCACCATGGACTATAACTATCCAATGTGTGCCCTGCAAGCCTTTGCCATTGCCCTCTCCAGCTTTGACAGCAAGTTAGCCTGTGAATAG
- the tub gene encoding tubby protein homolog isoform X2 codes for MDGVSSNRSMSYSRWSYDSTLDDEGTNLRQQKLDRQRALLEQKQKKKRQEPLMVQSNVDGRSRARRTKQSEEQAPLVESYLSSNSSTIYHVQEAEQEEVKVIADTQPPRSAKKGKASASSTPQTGSDKKERKGKHKAIDGLASQQDDGQIQILTVGHLSMDEGEAEPVMSCTQSQSKQDLRVTMLKKGISSSMNFDEEEDDEDEISSSSSQLNSNTRPGSATSKKSCKEVASAPTPPVNEPSIDVDDLEEFSLRPAPQGVRVKCRITRDKKGMDRGMYPTYYLHLEREDGKKVFLLAGRKRKKSKTSNYLISIDPTDLSRGGESFIGKLRSNLMGTKFTVYDSGLNPMKSTTSIEASNLRQELAAICYETNVLGFKGPRKMSVIIPGMNMDHERVSIRPRNDHESLLARWQNKNTESVIELHNKTPVWNDDTQSYVLNFHGRVTQASVKNFQIIHDNDPDYIVMQFGRVAEDVFTMDYNYPMCALQAFAIALSSFDSKLACE; via the exons CACTTTAGATGATGAGGGCACCAACCTCCGACAGCAGAAGCTGGACAGACAG CGAGCGCTCCTTGaacagaagcagaagaagaagaggcaggAGCCTCTGATGGTCCAGTCTAATGTGGACGGGAGATCTCGCGCTCGTCGGACCAAACAGAGCGAGGAACAGGCTCCGCTGGTGGAATCCTAcctcagcagcaacagcagcaccaTCTACCATG TGCAAGAAGCTGaacaggaggaggtgaaggtgaTAGCGGACACACAGCCGCCCCGCTCAGCCAAAAAGGGCAAAGCATCGGCCAGCTCCACTCCACAGACGGGCAGCGacaagaaggagaggaaggggaAGCACAAAG CGATCGATGGCCTGGCTTCCCAGCAGGACGACGGTCAGATCCAGATCCTGACGGTGGGTCATCTCAGCATGGATGAGGGCGAGGCCGAGCCCGTCATGAGCTGCACTCAGTCGCAGAGTAAACAGGATCTGCGCGTCACCATGCTCAAGAAAG GTATATCCAGCAGTATGAATTTTGATGAAGAAGAGGACGATGAAGATGAAATTAGCTCCAGTTCCTCACAGCTCAACAGCAACACGAGACCAGGCTCCGCCACTAGCAAGAAGTCATGCAAG GAGGTGGCCTCAGCACCCACTCCACCCGTCAACGAACCTTCCATCGATGTAGATGACCTTGAAGAGTTTTCTCTGCGACCTGCACCCCAGGGTGTCAGAGTGAAGTGCAGAATCACCAGAGACAAGAAAGGCATGGACAGAGGCATGTATCCCACCTACTACCTTCACTTGGAGAGAGAGGACGGCAAGAAG GTGTTCCTGTTAGCTggcaggaagaggaaaaagagtaAAACATCAAATTACCTCATCTCCATCGACCCCACTGATCTGTCTCGAGGTGGAGAGAGCTTCATCGGTAAACTGAG GTCTAACCTCATGGGAACTAAGTTCACTGTATACGACAGCGGCCTGAACCCCATGAAGAGCACCACTAGCATTGAAGCTAGCAACCTGCGTCAAGAGCTAGCAGCCATTTGCTAT GAAACCAATGTTTTAGGATTCAAAGGACCTCGCAAAATGAGTGTCATCATTCCTGGAATGAACATGGACCACGAGAGAGTTTCTATTCGTCCACGAAAT GACCATGAGTCGCTGCTGGCCAGGTGGCAGAACAAGAACACAGAGAGCGTGATTGAACTTCACAACAAGACGCCCGTGTGGAACGATGACACACAATCCTATGTGCTCAACTTCCACGGCAGAGTCACTCAGGCCTCCGTCAAGAATTTCCAAATCATTCACGATAATGACC CTGACTACATTGTAATGCAGTTTGGCCGTGTGGCAGAGGACGTCTTCACCATGGACTATAACTATCCAATGTGTGCCCTGCAAGCCTTTGCCATTGCCCTCTCCAGCTTTGACAGCAAGTTAGCCTGTGAATAG
- the tub gene encoding tubby protein homolog isoform X3 has translation MSSKLSSDWIPYSTLDDEGTNLRQQKLDRQRALLEQKQKKKRQEPLMVQSNVDGRSRARRTKQSEEQAPLVESYLSSNSSTIYHVQEAEQEEVKVIADTQPPRSAKKGKASASSTPQTGSDKKERKGKHKAAIDGLASQQDDGQIQILTVGHLSMDEGEAEPVMSCTQSQSKQDLRVTMLKKGISSSMNFDEEEDDEDEISSSSSQLNSNTRPGSATSKKSCKEVASAPTPPVNEPSIDVDDLEEFSLRPAPQGVRVKCRITRDKKGMDRGMYPTYYLHLEREDGKKVFLLAGRKRKKSKTSNYLISIDPTDLSRGGESFIGKLRSNLMGTKFTVYDSGLNPMKSTTSIEASNLRQELAAICYETNVLGFKGPRKMSVIIPGMNMDHERVSIRPRNDHESLLARWQNKNTESVIELHNKTPVWNDDTQSYVLNFHGRVTQASVKNFQIIHDNDPDYIVMQFGRVAEDVFTMDYNYPMCALQAFAIALSSFDSKLACE, from the exons CACTTTAGATGATGAGGGCACCAACCTCCGACAGCAGAAGCTGGACAGACAG CGAGCGCTCCTTGaacagaagcagaagaagaagaggcaggAGCCTCTGATGGTCCAGTCTAATGTGGACGGGAGATCTCGCGCTCGTCGGACCAAACAGAGCGAGGAACAGGCTCCGCTGGTGGAATCCTAcctcagcagcaacagcagcaccaTCTACCATG TGCAAGAAGCTGaacaggaggaggtgaaggtgaTAGCGGACACACAGCCGCCCCGCTCAGCCAAAAAGGGCAAAGCATCGGCCAGCTCCACTCCACAGACGGGCAGCGacaagaaggagaggaaggggaAGCACAAAG CAGCGATCGATGGCCTGGCTTCCCAGCAGGACGACGGTCAGATCCAGATCCTGACGGTGGGTCATCTCAGCATGGATGAGGGCGAGGCCGAGCCCGTCATGAGCTGCACTCAGTCGCAGAGTAAACAGGATCTGCGCGTCACCATGCTCAAGAAAG GTATATCCAGCAGTATGAATTTTGATGAAGAAGAGGACGATGAAGATGAAATTAGCTCCAGTTCCTCACAGCTCAACAGCAACACGAGACCAGGCTCCGCCACTAGCAAGAAGTCATGCAAG GAGGTGGCCTCAGCACCCACTCCACCCGTCAACGAACCTTCCATCGATGTAGATGACCTTGAAGAGTTTTCTCTGCGACCTGCACCCCAGGGTGTCAGAGTGAAGTGCAGAATCACCAGAGACAAGAAAGGCATGGACAGAGGCATGTATCCCACCTACTACCTTCACTTGGAGAGAGAGGACGGCAAGAAG GTGTTCCTGTTAGCTggcaggaagaggaaaaagagtaAAACATCAAATTACCTCATCTCCATCGACCCCACTGATCTGTCTCGAGGTGGAGAGAGCTTCATCGGTAAACTGAG GTCTAACCTCATGGGAACTAAGTTCACTGTATACGACAGCGGCCTGAACCCCATGAAGAGCACCACTAGCATTGAAGCTAGCAACCTGCGTCAAGAGCTAGCAGCCATTTGCTAT GAAACCAATGTTTTAGGATTCAAAGGACCTCGCAAAATGAGTGTCATCATTCCTGGAATGAACATGGACCACGAGAGAGTTTCTATTCGTCCACGAAAT GACCATGAGTCGCTGCTGGCCAGGTGGCAGAACAAGAACACAGAGAGCGTGATTGAACTTCACAACAAGACGCCCGTGTGGAACGATGACACACAATCCTATGTGCTCAACTTCCACGGCAGAGTCACTCAGGCCTCCGTCAAGAATTTCCAAATCATTCACGATAATGACC CTGACTACATTGTAATGCAGTTTGGCCGTGTGGCAGAGGACGTCTTCACCATGGACTATAACTATCCAATGTGTGCCCTGCAAGCCTTTGCCATTGCCCTCTCCAGCTTTGACAGCAAGTTAGCCTGTGAATAG